One segment of Paenibacillus pabuli DNA contains the following:
- a CDS encoding ABC transporter ATP-binding protein — translation MAGVRLEHIFKKYPGSDKATVVDINLDIKDKEFLVLVGPSGCGKSTTLRMIAGLEEISEGKLYIGDRVVNDVAPKDRDIAMVFQSYALYPHMSVYQNMAFGLKLRKVKKDEIDKRVREAAKILDIEHLLERKPKALSGGQRQRVALGRAIVRDPQVFLMDEPLSNLDAKLRGQMRAEITKLAKRLETTVIYVTHDQIEAMTMGDRIVVMKDGIIQQAASPEELYNHPANLFVAGFIGSPTMNFISGKLAEQGANLHFVAPGVDVEIPQGKAQVLKSRGYIGKEVILGVRPEDIHEEPVFLEASPNSVFSTHVDVTENLGHEMLLYLSGVGNDTTIARVDGRSNTRDGSTVKMAIDMNKVHIFDKETEVNVLLQD, via the coding sequence ATGGCTGGTGTACGTTTAGAGCATATTTTCAAAAAATACCCGGGTTCTGATAAAGCAACAGTAGTTGATATTAACCTGGACATCAAAGATAAAGAATTCTTGGTACTGGTTGGTCCGTCCGGTTGTGGTAAATCAACAACACTGCGTATGATCGCAGGCCTTGAGGAAATTTCTGAAGGTAAACTCTATATCGGTGACCGTGTCGTTAATGATGTTGCTCCTAAAGACCGCGATATCGCGATGGTATTCCAATCCTATGCCTTGTATCCGCATATGAGCGTATATCAAAACATGGCGTTTGGTTTGAAACTGCGTAAAGTGAAAAAAGACGAGATCGACAAACGTGTTCGTGAAGCAGCTAAAATCCTGGATATCGAGCATTTGCTTGAGCGTAAACCTAAGGCATTGTCCGGTGGTCAACGTCAGCGTGTCGCTCTGGGACGTGCGATTGTCCGTGATCCGCAAGTCTTCTTGATGGATGAGCCTCTTTCCAACTTGGATGCGAAACTTCGTGGTCAGATGCGCGCGGAAATCACGAAGCTTGCTAAACGTTTGGAAACAACAGTTATCTACGTAACGCATGACCAGATCGAAGCCATGACCATGGGTGATCGGATCGTCGTTATGAAAGATGGTATCATTCAACAAGCAGCTTCTCCTGAAGAGCTGTACAATCACCCAGCTAACCTGTTCGTAGCAGGTTTCATCGGTTCCCCGACAATGAACTTTATCTCGGGTAAACTGGCTGAGCAAGGTGCTAACCTGCACTTCGTAGCTCCAGGCGTGGACGTTGAAATCCCGCAAGGTAAAGCACAAGTGCTGAAATCAAGAGGATACATTGGCAAGGAAGTTATTCTGGGTGTTCGTCCAGAAGATATCCACGAAGAGCCAGTATTCCTGGAAGCATCCCCGAACTCTGTATTCTCTACACATGTAGACGTAACAGAGAACCTGGGTCACGAAATGCTCCTTTACTTGAGCGGTGTGGGTAACGATACGACTATCGCACGTGTAGATGGACGTTCCAATACTCGTGATGGTTCCACAGTTAAAATGGCAATTGACATGAACAAGGTTCATATCTTTGACAAAGAGACTGAAGTGAACGTTCTCCTTCAAGACTAA
- the hprK gene encoding HPr(Ser) kinase/phosphatase, with translation MAKKVKVSELVQQFQLEVVSGSQGLKRVITVDDLNRPGLEMAGYFEYHPQERVQLLGRTELAFFAMLPEAERRDRMQRLCTEETPCILVTRGLEVPQELIEISEEQNLAVLRSNMATTILSSRITGFLERKLAPTATIHGVLCDVNGVGMLITGSSGIGKSETALELVKRGHRLIADDAVEIRQTSDFQLHGTAPELIRHLLEIRGVGIINVMTLFGAGAVRNNKRITLVVRLEAWQQDKQYDRLGLDEETTRIIDTDVPLVTIPVRPGRNLAVIIEVAAMNYRLKQMGLNAALQFTNKLTATISEDMEDMD, from the coding sequence ATGGCGAAAAAAGTGAAAGTATCTGAATTGGTACAGCAGTTCCAGCTTGAGGTCGTTTCCGGATCTCAAGGTTTGAAGAGAGTAATTACTGTAGATGACTTAAACCGTCCTGGCCTCGAAATGGCCGGTTATTTTGAATACCATCCACAAGAACGGGTACAGCTGCTTGGGAGAACAGAGCTGGCCTTTTTTGCAATGTTACCTGAAGCAGAGCGTCGTGACCGGATGCAGCGTCTATGCACGGAGGAAACACCGTGTATCTTGGTGACTCGTGGACTGGAAGTACCACAGGAACTTATCGAGATCAGCGAGGAGCAGAATCTGGCTGTGCTTCGCAGCAACATGGCAACGACGATTCTGTCCAGCCGTATTACCGGATTCCTGGAGCGTAAGCTTGCGCCAACGGCAACAATTCATGGCGTACTATGTGATGTGAACGGTGTTGGTATGCTGATTACAGGCAGCAGCGGTATTGGTAAGAGTGAAACGGCACTTGAACTGGTGAAGCGTGGACACCGCCTGATCGCCGATGATGCAGTTGAGATCCGTCAAACATCGGACTTCCAGCTGCACGGAACCGCACCAGAGCTTATTCGCCACCTGCTGGAGATCCGTGGAGTCGGGATCATCAACGTGATGACATTGTTTGGTGCAGGCGCTGTGCGTAACAATAAACGGATTACCCTGGTAGTGCGTCTTGAGGCTTGGCAGCAGGACAAGCAATATGATCGCCTGGGTCTGGATGAGGAGACAACACGAATCATCGATACGGATGTACCTCTGGTAACCATTCCTGTTCGTCCCGGACGAAACTTGGCTGTCATTATTGAAGTAGCTGCGATGAACTATCGTCTCAAGCAAATGGGACTTAACGCTGCGCTGCAATTTACGAACAAGCTGACGGCAACGATTTCTGAAGACATGGAAGACATGGACTAG
- the lgt gene encoding prolipoprotein diacylglyceryl transferase, whose protein sequence is MDTLLLLNPIAFSIGALKVHWYGLILGTAALVGLLLVIREGKRYNIPQEIFMDMVLLGVPSAIIGARIYYVAFRWDDYKDNFWDVFKIWNGGIAIYGALIGAIICAVIFFRRKGYNFWRMADICAPGLIVGQMIGRWGNFVNQEAYGGPVEESFLRDKLHLPDFIVNQMNVEGVFHHPAFLYESLWSLVGLVLLLVLRRQKFLRAGELFMSYFIWYSIGRFFIEALRTDSLGFQAPQWLASLVNGLWSPMTALGFEQGYLDPAYGNVRISQLLAIGIIIAAIIFIVVRRVTGKADARYSDPIVSSKVSSEPTDDMPQAGPVASKETKANPSPAKEETKQAEDKKE, encoded by the coding sequence ATGGATACATTATTACTGTTGAACCCCATTGCGTTCTCCATTGGAGCGTTAAAGGTTCACTGGTATGGGCTTATTCTCGGTACGGCCGCACTAGTAGGTCTGCTGCTGGTCATTCGGGAGGGTAAGCGGTACAACATACCGCAGGAAATATTTATGGATATGGTCCTGCTGGGTGTACCTTCTGCCATTATCGGAGCGCGTATATACTACGTAGCATTTCGATGGGATGATTATAAGGATAATTTCTGGGATGTCTTTAAGATATGGAATGGCGGTATCGCCATATATGGTGCGCTAATTGGTGCAATCATTTGTGCTGTCATTTTCTTCCGTCGTAAAGGGTACAATTTTTGGCGCATGGCTGACATTTGTGCACCTGGACTTATCGTTGGGCAGATGATTGGACGCTGGGGGAATTTTGTAAACCAGGAAGCCTACGGCGGACCTGTTGAAGAGTCCTTTTTGCGGGACAAGCTGCATTTGCCAGACTTTATTGTCAATCAGATGAATGTGGAAGGTGTATTCCACCATCCTGCATTTTTGTATGAGTCGTTATGGAGTCTTGTTGGCTTGGTTCTGTTGCTGGTTCTTCGTCGGCAGAAGTTTCTGCGTGCTGGTGAGTTGTTCATGTCCTACTTTATCTGGTACTCCATCGGTCGCTTCTTCATTGAAGCTCTGCGTACAGACAGTCTGGGCTTCCAGGCCCCCCAATGGCTTGCATCGCTCGTCAACGGATTATGGTCTCCAATGACTGCACTGGGTTTCGAACAGGGTTATCTGGATCCAGCCTACGGTAACGTAAGAATCTCGCAATTGCTCGCCATTGGCATCATTATCGCCGCTATCATATTTATCGTAGTAAGAAGAGTAACAGGAAAAGCGGATGCACGTTATAGTGATCCGATTGTATCTTCCAAGGTCTCATCCGAACCAACGGATGATATGCCACAAGCAGGACCGGTTGCCAGCAAAGAGACTAAGGCAAACCCAAGCCCCGCTAAAGAGGAGACGAAGCAAGCTGAGGATAAAAAGGAGTAA
- the ppaX gene encoding pyrophosphatase PpaX, which yields MIETVLFDLDGTIIDTNELIISSFLHVMEGWEHSAPWTREQIIPHMGGTLEQQMRTFSGQEEVGEYVKGYRAYNDIHHEAMVKPFPHVNEVVEALHQAGIVMGVVTTKIRPSTLKVLERFDLMKYMKSIVTVTDVTHPKPHAEPVLKAMEELGADPATTLMVGDSPVDIQSAQNAGALAAGVAWSLKGEAALSEYGPDYILHDMKDLLALTRIETGRS from the coding sequence ATGATTGAAACGGTACTATTTGATCTCGACGGAACCATTATTGATACAAATGAGCTGATTATCAGCTCGTTCCTGCACGTCATGGAAGGCTGGGAGCATTCTGCCCCGTGGACACGTGAACAAATTATCCCGCATATGGGAGGCACACTGGAGCAGCAGATGCGTACCTTCTCCGGACAGGAGGAAGTGGGCGAGTATGTTAAAGGGTACCGTGCTTATAATGATATCCATCATGAAGCGATGGTAAAACCTTTTCCGCATGTGAATGAGGTTGTTGAGGCTCTGCACCAAGCGGGTATTGTGATGGGAGTAGTGACGACCAAGATTCGTCCATCTACGCTTAAAGTGCTGGAACGTTTTGACTTGATGAAATATATGAAATCCATTGTAACGGTGACCGATGTAACCCATCCGAAACCTCATGCTGAACCTGTACTTAAAGCAATGGAGGAGCTGGGTGCAGACCCGGCTACAACGCTGATGGTTGGGGATAGCCCGGTCGATATCCAATCCGCCCAAAATGCGGGTGCACTTGCAGCAGGCGTTGCCTGGTCTCTTAAGGGAGAGGCAGCGCTGAGTGAATATGGCCCGGATTATATACTACATGACATGAAGGACTTGCTTGCGCTGACCCGTATTGAAACGGGACGTTCATGA
- a CDS encoding acyltransferase — translation MRKVTRYPVEGHNALWHIYKTVSPWKGVRNFIWIQLSRYCPILPVKNWIYRHMLGMKVGKHTAFGLMVMVDVFFPEKITVGENSVIGYNTTILAHEYLIKEYRLGEVIIGENVLIGANTTILPGVTIGDGAVVAAGAVVHKDVAPGAFVGGNPLRELSRNVDTSELELHVKIDERVH, via the coding sequence ATGAGGAAAGTCACCCGCTATCCGGTAGAGGGCCACAACGCACTCTGGCATATCTACAAGACGGTAAGTCCGTGGAAGGGTGTTCGCAACTTTATATGGATTCAGTTGTCACGGTATTGTCCTATTCTTCCTGTGAAGAACTGGATCTATCGCCACATGCTCGGTATGAAGGTGGGCAAACATACGGCATTTGGACTGATGGTTATGGTAGATGTGTTCTTCCCCGAGAAGATCACAGTTGGTGAAAACTCAGTCATCGGTTATAACACAACAATTCTCGCACATGAGTACCTCATTAAAGAGTACAGATTGGGAGAAGTCATTATCGGTGAAAATGTGCTGATCGGTGCCAACACGACAATCCTCCCTGGAGTAACCATCGGGGATGGAGCAGTGGTCGCTGCAGGAGCAGTTGTTCACAAGGACGTAGCCCCAGGAGCTTTTGTCGGTGGGAATCCACTTCGTGAACTATCGCGCAACGTGGATACCAGTGAATTGGAGCTTCACGTGAAAATAGATGAGCGTGTCCATTAG